A window of Tetrapisispora phaffii CBS 4417 chromosome 9, complete genome contains these coding sequences:
- the TPHA0I02520 gene encoding uncharacterized protein (Ty like retrotransposon) has translation MDNDHSSSQVVKETLQSNIEIPNENTDVFIRTFKNRLSTLEGLYEKTMMKHDEFLNSIEAGDYLSKITKLEEEEKGLELNIEKLRTKIIDREGLLNNRTTAHTRTSINNTVTNGSNKEEGNQQTNLMNNGSLMFKTLKGKEVVINKNYLPLNIEFKLINIEDLPLWIKEFVKFLNYYNLDNLNELPESTIIDPVEDQFIKGQLKENIKCEDIYDFIFMENSSIEILNEVKRIFLRKLNFAKRQKLWKQVSITEKSNNLALQLNLLNKLVGIEEFIDTNKMEIFNLIINRINNQVLQRINAVPIDLSKITPTQYLGIIKKRAEDAFEFHEQIKQFYSSEREEAKSNSKNPETLRPIVKKVQRNPVQTKISTKKNQLKSAVDTVIDSGSGINFTNKKGLIFNYRKLTTIPEYSGVGSSSNLQIIGQGSLRVRMDNNGKYQYIPVYYCPDEDATVLSAFGLRKTLGFIITEDYKNLKNDSISIKIHNVANTTWIKSDDLLLSSKDNRTSEKLTKASSIRWIKPSTSFNNKTVTIHEAHERSNHLPVDVIVHNIENNAFSDVNKINLKKSELINFYCEQCAQAKMKQHDHIKDSMNKHYEQMQPGQSWSLDIRGPLGKNLAKVDNYLLLMVDNVSRFLLVSTHTNKNKETISLQIKNNIQYIEKQYDRIVKELIVDRGSEFTNDSLKTYVSEKGIKLMLTDTNDHASNARAERFIGIMNNDIRTLMHYSDLPWALWKYAALAAARIRNLFMTKKLNCSPMTTLSGKNEQIRFNSFLPFGAHAFVKNQTNNKLTNQGIPAITLCKDPNSFGYLFYLPQTRKVISTMSYILANSEVNGDFIDPNKVLSEIVPDNDDTNEVTSEDALEIEAEPSNADDITIIEGIENDTQYKIPPNIQEDTVYGLDTININDNQKVSDHTRSSTADEEVKEPTLEQDTSNTSDNHSVHEAHMSTLPKDTATATSHIDILPDSVAESEPVKNVSDQELLLINRFDNKNSDKFPSTEAMKQRRTKLFLKEFASITRRPLKSRKRELTTLDLEGFEAAEEQKKKIKLRSVQAVNKIRTLYFKTAITNNTDVRGRKLFSEAFEKELQNLLKMQVFDTSISIPRNQVPANRIIPLQTIFTVKRDGTHKARIVCRGDKQTEATYSNYHTDLLQIDTLKLFLMIANNRKMWIQTLDINHAFLYADLREEIYVPLPHDRRFVTPLKKALYGLKQSPKEWNEHLKKFLNSIDLDDSRHTPGIFRNHDYSIMIAVYVDDCVIAAKSQELLDEFVSTLRNRFELKIIGKMNQGILRTDVLGMDLDYNIDEGKISLSLQSYIESIENDWLDKISHIKTTSTPHVSSYEHNIKNIDSMDTKTRSKKINELQKINGVINYIRSRCRYDVEFAANKLARSVNFPADNVFYMADKLMNYIFQTKSEKLVFTRETTDNPAITLLSDASLGTEHDMKSRMGIMLWYGENLYKVISRASSAVRNSSTEAELDAIYEGSKEAYYLKKILEEMNLQKDPTVISITDS, from the coding sequence ATGGATAACGACCATTCGAGTTCTCAGGTTGTAAAGGAAACCCttcaatcaaatattgagaTTCCTAATGAGAACACAGATGTTTTCATTagaacatttaaaaatcgTTTAAGCACCCTAGAGGGCTTATACGAAAAGACTATGATGAAGCATGACGAATTTCTTAACTCAATCGAAGCTGGTGACTATTTAAGCAAAATCACTAAGCTGgaagaggaagaaaaaGGTCTTGAGCTGAAcatagaaaaattaaggACGAAAATCATTGATAGAGAAGGACTGTTAAATAACAGAACCACTGCTCATACAAGAACGTCCATTAATAATACTGTAACAAACGGCAGTAACAAGGAAGAAGGTAATCAACAAACTAACTTGATGAACAATGGATCATTAATGTTCAAGACATTAAAGGGTAAAGAAGTTGTTATCAATAAGAATTACCTTCCActtaatattgaatttaaactAATCAATATTGAGGACCTTCCGTTGTGGATCAAGGAATTCGTTAAATTcctaaattattacaatttagataatttaaatgaattgcCAGAATCTACAATAATTGACCCTGTAGAAGATCAATTCATAAAGGGTCAACTCAAGGAAAATATCAAGTGTGAAGATATATATGACTTTATCTTCATGGAGAATAGTTCCATTGAAATCTTAAACGAAGTTAAGAGAATTTTCTTAAGAAAACTTAACTTTGCCAAACGCCAAAAATTATGGAAACAAGTGTCAATCACTGAGAAATCCAATAATTTGGCTTTACaactaaatttattgaataaattagttggaattgaagaattcatTGACACCAATAAGATGGAAATCTTCAATTTGATTATCAATAGGATTAACAATCAAGTATTGCAACGAATTAATGCAGTACCTATTGATCTATCAAAAATAACTCCTACTCAATATCTaggaattattaaaaaacgCGCAGAGGATgcttttgaatttcatgAACAAATAAAGCAATTTTATTCATCTGAACGAGAAGAAGCCAAATCTAACTCTAAAAATCCAGAAACTCTTAGGCCTATTGTAAAAAAGGTACAGAGAAATCCAGTACAAACGAAAATATCCACAAAGaagaatcaattaaaatcagCTGTGGATACAGTAATTGATTCAGGATCTGGGATTAACTTCACCAATAAAAAGGgattaattttcaattatagAAAATTAACAACAATCCCTGAATATTCTGGTGTCGGATCTTCAAGCAATCTGCAGATCATTGGACAGGGGTCCTTAAGAGTTAGAATGGATAATAACggaaaatatcaatacaTTCCTGTTTACTACTGTCCAGATGAAGATGCAACAGTTCTGTCAGCCTTTGGCCTTCGCAAAACACTTGGTTTTATAATTACCGAAGATTACAAAAATCTAAAGAATGACAGCATTAGTATTAAAATACATAACGTAGCCAATACTACCTGGATAAAGTCTGATGATTTACTATTATCTTCCAAAGATAATAGGACTTCGGAAAAATTAACGAAGGCGTCATCCATAAGATGGATTAAACCTTCGACAAgctttaataataaaactgtGACTATACATGAAGCACATGAAAGATCAAATCATCTTCCTGTAGATGTCATAGTTCacaatattgaaaataatgctTTTTCAGATGTTAACAAAATCAACTTAAAAAAATCAGAGCTGATCAATTTTTACTGTGAGCAATGTGCTCAAgcaaaaatgaaacagCATGATCATATCAAGGACTCCATGAATAAACACTACGAACAAATGCAACCAGGACAATCCTGGAGCTTAGATATTCGTGGTCCTTTAGGAAAGAACCTTGCAAAAGTTGATAACTACTTATTATTGATGGTAGATAATGTTTCAAGATTTTTACTAGTATCCACACATAcgaataaaaataaagaaaccaTTTCTCTgcaaatcaaaaataatatacagTACATCGAAAAGCAATATGATCGAATTGTAAAAGAGCTTATTGTTGATAGAGGATCTGAATTTACTAATGATTCTCTAAAAACATATGTATCGGAGAAAGGTATTAAATTAATGCTTACCGATACAAACGACCATGCTTCCAACGCTCGTGCAGAAAGATTCATTGGTATTATGAACAATGATATTAGAACATTAATGCATTACAGTGATCTTCCTTGGGCACTCTGGAAATATGCAGCTCTTGCAGCTGCTAGAATCAGGAATTTGTTCATGACTAAGAAGTTAAATTGTAGTCCAATGACCACATTATCAGGAAAGAATGAACAAATTCGATTTAATTCCTTCTTACCGTTCGGTGCGCATGCGTTCGtaaaaaatcaaacaaACAACAAGTTAACCAATCAAGGTATACCAGCCATAACCTTGTGTAAGGATCCAAATTCCTTTGGTTACTTGTTCTATCTACCACAAACTCGAAAAGTCATTAGTACTATGAGTTATATATTGGCTAATTCTGAAGTAAACGGTGATTTCATAGATCCAAATAAGGTCTTAAGTGAAATCGTTCCTGATAACGATGACACAAATGAAGTCACATCAGAAGATGCTCTTGAAATTGAGGCTGAACCCAGTAATGCTGATGACATTACTATTATCGAAGGGATTGAAAATGACACTCAGTACAAAATTCCGCCCAATATTCAAGAAGACACTGTCTATGGTCTGGAtactataaatattaatgacaACCAAAAGGTTTCTGACCACACTCGCTCGTCGACCGCCGATGAGGAGGTCAAAGAACCTACATTGGAACAGGACACTTCGAATACTTCAGACAACCATTCTGTCCACGAAGCTCATATGTCTACTTTACCAAAGGACACTGCTACTGCAACTTCacatattgatattttgcCAGACAGTGTCGCAGAAAGTGAGCCCGTTAAAAATGTCTCTGATCAAGAGCTGCTGTTAATCAACCGTTTCGATAATAAGAATTCGGACAAGTTTCCCAGCACCGAAGCCATGAAACAGAGAAGGACAAAGCTGTTTCTCAAAGAATTTGCTTCAATCACTAGACGTCCATTAAAGTCTCGGAAACGTGAACTTACCACCTTGGATCTTGAGGGATTTGAAGCAGCGGAGGaacagaagaaaaaaatcaagTTACGTTCTGTACAAGCagtcaataaaattagaactttatattttaagacTGCTATCACCAATAATACAGACGTTCGAGGACGAAAACTCTTTTCGGAAGCATTTGAGAAAGAACTACAAAATCTTTTGAAGATGCAAGTTTTTGACACATCAATCTCCATTCCTAGAAATCAAGTCCCAGCTAACCGAATTATACCTCTTCAGACTATATTTACGGTGAAGCGTGATGGGACTCATAAAGCTCGTATTGTTTGCCGAGGGGACAAACAAACGGAAGCCACCTACAGTAACTATCATACagatcttcttcaaattgatactttgaaattgttcCTGATGATAGCCAATAACCGTAAGATGTGGATACAGACTTTAGATATAAATCATGCATTTTTGTATGCTGATTTACGGGAGGAGATATATGTTCCACTTCCACACGATAGGAGATTTGTGACACCGTTAAAAAAGGCACTTTACGGTTTAAAACAAAGTCCTAAGGAATGGAATGAGCATCTAAAAAAATTCCTGAACAGTATTGATCTGGATGACTCCAGACATACGCCAGGTATATTCAGAAATCACGATTATAGCATCATGATAGCTGTATATGTAGATGACTGTGTCATAGCTGCTAAAAGTCAGGAACTTCTAGACGAGTTTGTTTCCACCTTAAGAAACAGATTTGAGcttaaaattattggaaaaaTGAATCAAGGCATTCTACGTACAGATGTACTAGGAATGGACcttgattataatattgatgaaggTAAAATCAGCCTATCATTGCAATCTTACATTGAAagtattgaaaatgattgGCTTGATAAAATTAGTCATATTAAAACTACTTCTACTCCACATGTTTCATCCTATGAACACAACATCAAAAACATTGATTCTATGGACACTAAAACAAGATCTAAAAAGATCAATGAACTGCAGAAGATAAATGGCGTGATTAACTATATTAGATCTAGATGTAGATATGATGTAGAGTTCGCTGCCAATAAACTGGCCAGGAGTGTGAACTTTCCAGCAGACAACGTTTTTTACATGGCTGATAAACTTATGAACTATATTTTCCAAACTAAGTCAGAAAAACTTGTGTTCACAAGAGAAACCACTGATAACCCGGCCATAACTCTGCTATCTGATGCCTCACTGGGTACGGAACATGACATGAAGTCCAGAATGGGCATAATGTTATGGTATGGAGAGAACCTCTACAAAGTCATTTCAAGAGCCTCCTCAGCTGTCAGAAACTCATCTACTGAAGCTGAACTGGACGCTATCTATGAAGGATCTAAAGAGGCATATTATCTAAAAAAGATTTTAGAAGAAATGAACCTACAAAAAGATCCAACTGTCATTTCCATTACAGACAGCTAA